The genomic region tgcggctgcggctgcggcgtcAATCTCGACCTGCAGAATCCCGGTCAAATAAATCCAGTGGAGTTCGTTCCCAGCTGACCAGTCAAAGATTCAGCTGCTCGATTTAGATCAGGAATATTCTGTCCGCCCCTCTCTGTCCTTCCTTCCCTTCCAGCAGTGGAGGCCGGAGGGTACGGCAGTGTGCGTCACGAGACGGTGCAATGATTCTTGCCAAGATACCACTGAACATGCAGTGCGTGTTTGGCTGGATCCACGCTGGGGAACGTGTAGATTTGACTGGACTTTGTTAAGCCCAGTCAATCACCCAATCGGTGTGCCTAGGATCCTGGAGCCAATACTCCACAATTACAATAGAGGAGCAACTCCAAGAGACCTTCTATATTATTCCTAATCAATCCGAATAGATGTTTTTTATAAAATAAATACCCTCCAACAACTTATTTAAATTGTCATCTAAATATAGTCATCTTCTGTTTTGGTTTATCATTAGGCAAAGATAGAAAAAGAAAAGTTGTTGGAGACTGAACAAAATATAGAAAGTAGTTGTTAAGCAAATGACTCTCCAAATGATAAATATGCTTCAAAGAATGCAAATCTAAATGCATTCTTCATTCAAGTATCTATAGTTTAATTGAATATATTTCGTTAAAAAAATTCTAACATTTGTGTTATCTAATAGTAATGGATATACTGTAAAATATATCCTCAGAACAAAACTAGTAATATTTATTTGGTGACATGAACACTAGTATTTCTACGTATAGTCATTAAATTCAAGATACTTTAACTTAGGACTATTATAAATATATGATCATCTTTGGTTCCAGGTTTATCCCTAGCCAACTATAGAAACCGTGAATGGCTCTCAATACAAACAAGATATAGAACAAAGTTGTTGGAGACTGAAAAGATATAGGAAGTAGTTTTTATGCAAATGACTCTCCAAATGATAAAGATGTTTTAAAGATTGTAATTCTAAATGCATTCTTCGTTGAAGTATCTATAGTTTAATTGAATATATTGTTAAAAAATTATAACATTTGTGATATCAAATAGTAATAGATATACTGTAAAATGTAACCTCAGAACAAAACTAGTAATATTTATTTCGTGACATGAACACTAGTATTTTTTTTACGTATAGTTAGTTAAATTCAAGATACTTTAACTTAGGACTATTCTAGACTTGTATGTTTTTCATGAACAGCGTAAAGTTGCCGTGAGGCCCATCTATTTTTGGACTCTAGGCCCGCAGCAGAAAGGCAGCGTCGTCTCGGCCCAAAAGATAACGGGTCGAAACAGCTGCCGCATGCATTGTCTGCCCAATAAGACACGACTTCTCCTCCAGCCCAAGAGCAGTCATTCCGAGTTCTTTTGAAATCTCAACTGACCCGCGGGAACCGACCGCCTTTTGTTCTGTGTTTTCTGCAGGCGAGACGTACCTGTActggctacgccgccggccggcgCTGTACGTGTCGGACCCGGAGCTGATCCGCGAGATCGGGCGTTGCGTGTCGCTGGACATGGGCAAGCCCACCTACCTGCAGAAGGGCCAGGAGCCCCTCTTTGGCCGCGGCGTCCTCAAGGCCAACGGCGCCGACTGGCATCGCCAGCGCAAGCTCATCGCCCCCGAGTTCTACATGGCAAAGGTCAAGGTAAGGAAGACTACGGTCGCCGCTTGTCTTGTCATCCGATTCCGATCGATCGACGTCCATACGTGTTTACCTGTTCGATTCGTTGGGTGCGCGCGCCGCGCAGGGCATGGTGGAGCTGATGGTGGACGCGGCGCAGCCGCTGCTGACGTCGTGGGAGGACAAggtcgccgccgcgccgggcggcGTCGCGGAGCTCGACGTGGACGAGGACATCCGGAGCTTCTCCTTCGACGTCATCTCCAGGGCCTGCTTCGGGGGCGACTACTCCAGGGGGCGGGAGATCTTCCTCCGGCTCAGGGCGCTGTCGGGCCTCATGTCCGAGACCAGCGTCATCTTCACCATCCCGTCGCTCAGGCACCTGCCCACGAGGAAGAACCGGAGGATCTGGAAGCTCACGCACGAGATCCGGTCGCTGATCCTGCAGCTGGCGAGCGAGCGcaaggcggcagcggcggcgctgGCGCCCGGCCGCGACTTCCTGGGCTCCATCATCGACAGCAGCCGGGACCAGCCGCGCGCGGACGACTTCGTCGTGGACAACTGCAAGAACATCTACTTCGCGGGCCACGAGACGAGCGCGGTCACCGCGACGTGGTGCCTCATGCTCCTCGCCGCGCACCCGGAGTGGCAGGACCGCGCGCGCGCCGAGGCGCTCGGCGTCTGCGGCGCCGCGGCGGCGCCGGACTTCGACGCGGTCGCCAGGATGAAGACGCTGCACGCGGTGGTCCTGGAGACGCTGCGCCTCTTCCCGCCGTCGTCGTTCGTGGTGCGTGAGGTGTTCCGCGACATGCAGCTCGGCAGGCTCCGCGCGCCCAAGGGCACCTACCTCTTCGTCCCCGTCTCCACCATGCACCACGACGCCGCCGTCTGGGGCCCCACCGCTCGACGCTTCGACCCCGGCAGGTTCCGCGACGGCGTGGCGGCCGCGTGCAAGCACCCGCAGGCGTTCATGCCCTTCGGCCTCGGCGCGCGCACCTGCCTCGGCCAGAACCTCGCGCTCGTCGAGGTCAAGGTGCTCGTGGCGCTCGTCCTCGCGCGCTTCTCGCTTGCGCTGTCGCCGGACTACAGGCACGCCCCCGCATTCCGGTTCATCATCGAGCCGGAGTTCGGGCTGCGCCTCCTCCTGCGCCGCCGCCTCGGCCACTGATGCTGATACGGGAGTGCGAGTAGAGATGTTCAGATGTTTGGAGTTGCGTTTTGTAAAAAGGCGTACACTAGCTAACGTGAAAAAAAAAGTAAGTGCGTGCACCGTTGAACACACAAGCAACAAACAACAACAAGAAGGTTATACGTACATGAAGGACGGTAATAAAATCCCACAGGTTGCTAGGTTAAAATCACGAAAGCGCATAGTGGAGGCTGCGACGAATTCAACATTTAGCCCATCAAGTGTGCAAATGAACTCATACCTATAACCAGTTTGGGACTCGGGAGGGCTCCTGCCTCCTGCTACTGTCAAACGGCACCTAAAAACAGCTCCTAATGAAGTAAAGAGcactagtgttggggacttgttctcaaatgctatgaattaataacaaggcaacataaaatgttaaatttcaatgcccttcgttcgctgaagcattatttccccaaggatgcacttcggacgaaggttataatggtAGAATTACGAAAGTTATACCTTCATAATTCAActcacaaagataatataaaataacgtAAGACATaaggcattaaagacaagtaaattggaGATAAATAGCATCATTTATATACTATAAATTTAAGATGTTCAAACGTAATATTTagacacatttatacctctgccttgacaaagggtaatttccgagtgatgcaattgcaattacagggatgcgtgaacagtaaaggaatactgttcactatttataggcacaggacatagcccgtgaggaattacaatcgtacccctcgtaaaagtttacaacaatgactcggactcttatggactaaaaggtcattctatctttaagtcggtttgtaattccgaagctttacGAAATGGCACCTTCGACAtcgcgtacgagcagcttcagccgaagctgtttctttctgcaggaccttcggcgacgaagcatggtcccaacagtagccccttcgcggtgctagatcgtttttcgtaacgagcttgatccgtgaaaaaagtctcttaggcttcaggaagccgaaggtccgaaaaacaccttccctgagctcgttgtcgagaaacgatacagtttctgaGCGCAGAGCGGTCCCACAGTGCAGGTTCACtatttggtttttgcggcccaccgcgcagcgggtgcgagcaactgtttgcctggtgtaaaaatcctgacgattcaccttcttacctgcagcactatataaacagacaggtaggtgtgaagttaccacaacattcattgctattgcactgttttgctgccaaaaattttaaccatagccgaagcttgactttcgcatttaAACGAAGcttttgtttggcgtttgcttcgtcagaaggagagcttcggaagaaaaggttattaatttcgaagaaatctttcaagaaattcaaaattaaatggccagagtgcgctctaccgctagagttgagcgtgagggagacgaggccgaaggtgtggagactgttcctatctcggaagcaatgcagcgatctggattggtgacatcggaagaagttcccgctgccgaagcagaacaaggagatattgaggaggctgattctgacgatgattacaatatctcaataccgagcaagcctagccatctggactttggaaagtcgactatctccaaggctgatctTCCCAAGATGGTGAAatcgggctacttcagcgaagatgagaaaaagctgattcgcttcggtggagaggaaactaccccgaagccagagaaggatgaaatagtgattttcaagagttctCTTAAAGTTggcttgagatttcctttgaataggatgattgctgatgtgcttcaaaagtttgggatttattttcaccaactggctcctaacgccattgttaggcttagtgtttatatctgggctctccgaagccaggcggtggaggcatttgccgaaggtttctgccgggtacacgagctacattaccaaaccaaggccagagaGGATGGGTTgcacgaaaattttggttgttataattttgcctatcggaaaaccacaaaatttcctgtgatcagctaccgaagcaagtggccggcaggctgaaaatcagaatggttctacgtcaaagttgacgatgacaaggagaagctggtacagagtccacttgaactgatcttcggagaaaccagaccccgatGCAATATGACAGTAGAAGGTCCAACCCGGATTGCACtagctgaattcaggattattgcagagcacattggcactagagatttagtgcaggaatttctggccttcagattatttccaactatgaaggagtggactatgccgaagcttacaggggagaagaaagagggggagcttgttcgactaccctaccattataagttcaagaaatattttaaggcaccctgccaagaatggcttgatacaattgaaataatgagtactgaaattcttggaaattactctaaaaaagaggaccaattgatgacagcagccttcggcacttggccgaaacgaaggctaaacatagtacttgatgctataggctttgaatatcctgactatgggcgattgggcggagatgctggcggcccgaagagaaaaagaattgccagcgctgttgacgaagagagcaccaaagtggccaaaaagaaaaaggagatttctgaaaaactgagtcctgaaaagttgagccctgagccgaaggtggctgctgcaagaaagagaaaaactgcatctccagaaccaaaaacgttggttcgagaaggagatactcctgcaacaccttctgctgccgatgtagaagagattatgaaggtaatgaatgactgaacccttgcctgtcaagctaagtccactggcgccggaactgacgaagttttttccgaaggataaagcagcttcggcagaagaaggtcctgcactgccaaaaaaacgaagaattattcagaTAGCAGATGTGATTCACCAGACACCGTCACCGGCGACAGTGTCAAAAGTTGCTTTTGTCGAGACCGCCGAAGccaaaggcgccgcagccgaagccaccagagaaGAAGCCCCCGAAGCTGAAACCTGCACAGCCGAAaccggggccacagaagatccaaacctggaagacacacttaaagttattgataatatactcctgaaaatggctgaggaagaagctgttgtggctgcagcgagcacagctactgaaaaggggaaaaacaagttgaagacattttggaggaaagAGATTTTaagtttcaagatttacttgggcaagaattgacagatgctgaaaaagaagagcttaaaaatgtgccatatcctgcggatataagccagaggctacactgtttggtggggttaacgaaggaaagctgagatgccttcgaaaccgcagcgaagctaaaattgttagaaccctctccaaaaacattggcctgccgaagctagaagcggacctctgccgctaccaacgacaccatatcgccgaaagcttactttatgctaattttaaggtaacaaatattattgctattttattattattatttaggtcgttttttaacgaagattgttttgacagagcatattattaagtaaggttctaaaaatgcaacaagatctcgaagacgagAAGAACAAAGCCATCATCCaaaatttggctgaaaaagttgaaaattacgaagctgatctgaaaaagaaggatttcaccatccaagaccttgaaatcatggttaaagagcacgaaggtgcattagaaaagaaagactttgttatccAGTCTAtagaaggctccttggctgaagtCCAAGCAGAGAACGAcaacttaaagaatgaattgctgaaacaatcagaaaaatctgagcaagaaaagaaacaccttgaagtaagccttaaaactgagatggacaaaaattcaaatttgcaaaaatccttgaaggaacttcaagGGAAATGCctgagcttcggcagccgatgcgtgcagcggctgaaggatgtgtttcattctgtcggagccagctctgcaaaatttacaccttcagctgaaaatcttcccagcacattagaatatattgaaggcgaggttgatgcccttgacgaagttattggtggacatgccgacttctgcgccctgataacttctcggggcacagctaccgctttgctgaaggctggctgtacgcatggaaatattgtgaatagaccaaacttcagcttatcagcattagatctgatagatatctcaagcctggcccgaagcattagaaatagattcatgacccagatctgggtaagtggcgggcgaaaaatggcgggtgacgaagctcgaagtcatcttaagccggtgagaaacttatatttgttattTTTACTTTCTCCttgaatttgcacctttcttattctgctgtttgatatacgcaggatgacgaagctgaagaatgacgaagctgaagtttgacgaagcctagTCTGAAGTTTGATAGTTGCTTACAATatattttcctgcaaaaattctggagaaacttttgtaatatagttatggaataactcatgtaaatttgtacataccttgtaatatattttgtttctgctatctgtgtacaatctgctttgctgtggacgaaacttctcttttgagccgaaggcgaaaaacaccttcccttcttttcgttcacaacgaagcataaaatttTTTCCTTCGAAGCTTTTCCTTAttgctgaagcacctgtcttgtttgtgtggtatgatgatgattctacatatgtctaaatgaatgtttatgaatgcaaatgacatgatgaaatgtattgtgcaaatgaatattgagacacatgttcaaaaaccataatcacagcccttcatccccttaggaatgattcaaatctttttgccgtttacttttcggcctcaccatttacttttcggtgtatcagcgttgacttttcgctgtaaccctcccttgggagcttcttcgccttttactttcagcggaatcagcgtttatttttcgctgtcagcctcccttaggagcttcttcaccttttactttcagcggaatcagcgtttatttttcgctgtaagctctgcattcccttaggaacgacttttgagcttctccttgtttcctttttcttttttcctttgcatttacatttacatttttgggggatatcactcttatagaattgaaataaggaaaattacatgttgtggccccattaaaaacctttctccccctttggaaaggaaaagggtgccacaaaaaagaatagaaaaaaattacattaagctaaacataatatcgccgaagctcatccgcattccatgatctaggaatgtcgttgctgtccatatccttcaatctgtaggaaccgggtcttgacgaagatactaccaaaaaggggccttcccacttcagctgtaatttgcctactgtttcagggttggctactcttcgaagtaccaagtgtcctggttcaatgttcttcagcttgacctttctgtcacgccattttattgtttcagcttgatatttattgatgttttccacagcttgaagtctgaacccttctatagcatctttttctacagagcaatcagcttcgtcttcgccttctgccgaagctactgtttttattgatcctgttttggcctcctccggggttattgcttcgtcaccaaacaatagtttgaagggcgtaaaacctgttgatcttgacatggttgtgttatgactccacaccactttgattaactcgtctggccactttcccctgggctcattgaagattgacttcattattcctgtcattatgatcccattagctctttcgacaagtccatttgactctggatgtcggactgatgcaaaatggattttcgtgccaatttgatcacaaaattctctgaaggcttcagaatcaaactgtgtcccattgtccacagtaatggccttcggcactccgaagcgacaaacaatgttttgccagaaaaacttttgaatagtaaatgaagttattgtggctaaagactttgcctcaatccacttggaaaaatattccactgccactaccacatatcttaagttcccctgtgctggtggtaatgggcctagcaaatcaaggccccacctttgcaacggccaagtgggttgtattaattgagttaaagacgaaggttgtttttgatctcttgcacatttctgacaaccttcgcacttttggactaaatccgctgcatccgaaggtgcctttggccaataaaatccttgacgaaaaactttcccaagcaaaggcctagatccaatgtgagatccacacaggcctgcgtgtatttccttcatcaattctatgccttcggatctggataaacacttgagcaacggggaacagacccctcgcttgtatagctccccttctattatgacatatggtcgagctcttgcttctatcctcctgttataagcttcgtcatttgAAAGAAAATTATCCTGAAGGAAAGAgacgatttcagttctccaatcttcactatagacaggggatatgttaagaaccgctctttcaagaagctcgaccgaaggtgcttttattgtttcgaaaaatacttccgaaggtaaaggcagcccctgtgctgatgacttggccaatagatcagcgtattcattttctccatgaggaatatttttgacagagaatccttcgaaggaagcctcaatccttcggactgtatctaaatatttttcaagcttcggatctcttgctttatagctcttgtcaatatgaccagaaataacttgggagtcagttttaagaatggcccttctgattcccattgcctttaacttccgaagacccaagagcagagcttcgtactcagcgatattatttgtgcaactaaaatcaagtcttgccgcataactagttttaactttggaaggtgaaatcaacacagcagccgctcctgctccgaaggttccccaagacccatcgcaaaatactgtccatgcttcggcatctttattcgtttcttcttcctgagcccctggcgtccagtcagcaatgaagtctgccaacgcttgggactgaatcgaagatctatggacataatcaatacaaaattcattgagctctgcagcccattttccaatccttccagtagcttctcggtttctcataacatccttcagaggttgtgaagaaggaacaattatgttgtaagcttgaaaataatgctgaagcttcctggaggccatcaaaacagcatacagtaccttctccaattctgtgtaatttttctttgataaactaagaacttcggatacgaaatatattggggcctgcctcttaacttggccttcaagcttctcctggacaagtgatgcacttaccgctgagtgcgaagctgccacatataataacaaaggagcccctggcgttggtggagttaatgttgttagatctatcaaatattgcttcggttcttcgaaggctctctgctggactggtccccattgaaaaacttcggctgacttcagcacttcgaaaaatggtaaatttctctctgctgatctagatatgaatctgttgagagatgccagccttcctgtcaatctttgagcccccttctttgtacttggtgattccattcgaagtatagcttcgattttgcttggattagcctcaattccctttgttgaaactaagcaaccaagaaatttccccttctttactccgaagacacatttttctggattcagctttaagccagcctgtctaaaattagcgaaggtctcctgcagatcagcaatgtggttatcttgcttcgtgctttttacaatgatatcatcaacataagttagcacattcctgcctatctgagaatggaggaccttcgctgtcattctactgaaacttcctccggcattcttgagcccctcaggcatccgaaggtaacaatatgttccactgtgggttatgaagctggttttcggttcatcctccttcttcatccagatttggtgataacctgaatagcaatccagcagactcataagctctgatgaagctgctgcatcaactaaggaatctatccttggcaatggaaacttgtccttcggacaggccttattgagatcagtaaaattgatgcacattctccatttaccattggccttctttaccataatagtgttagctaaccattctggatattttacctctctgataactccagcactgaggagtcttttcacttcgttgcgagcaccttcggctttgtcatcagacatcttccgaagcctttgctttcttggtctgaaggatggatcaacattgagcgagtgttcaata from Zea mays cultivar B73 chromosome 6, Zm-B73-REFERENCE-NAM-5.0, whole genome shotgun sequence harbors:
- the LOC103630512 gene encoding cytochrome P450 714D1; this encodes MAAMEYSSLLPLALLAGWCALAAALVLAISAWLQRPRRVAEAFRRQGVDGPPPSSFLSGNLSEMQARAAAAAVAEAAGGRDFQKEGFDDYCMKIFPYFEKWRKAYGETYLYWLRRRPALYVSDPELIREIGRCVSLDMGKPTYLQKGQEPLFGRGVLKANGADWHRQRKLIAPEFYMAKVKGMVELMVDAAQPLLTSWEDKVAAAPGGVAELDVDEDIRSFSFDVISRACFGGDYSRGREIFLRLRALSGLMSETSVIFTIPSLRHLPTRKNRRIWKLTHEIRSLILQLASERKAAAAALAPGRDFLGSIIDSSRDQPRADDFVVDNCKNIYFAGHETSAVTATWCLMLLAAHPEWQDRARAEALGVCGAAAAPDFDAVARMKTLHAVVLETLRLFPPSSFVVREVFRDMQLGRLRAPKGTYLFVPVSTMHHDAAVWGPTARRFDPGRFRDGVAAACKHPQAFMPFGLGARTCLGQNLALVEVKVLVALVLARFSLALSPDYRHAPAFRFIIEPEFGLRLLLRRRLGH